The Deltaproteobacteria bacterium genomic interval GGCCAAGGGGCTTTTAATCGGGGGTTGTCTTTCATTGATTGTCGGGACCTTGGGGACCCCTTTCGAGATTGATACGGATGGGGCGATTCTTTTCTTTGAGGATACGGGGGAGAAGCCTTATGCTGTTGACAGGATGTTGTCTCACCTGAAGAATGCCGGCAAATTCAAGAAACTGAAAGGACTCCTCATCGGTTGTTTTCCTCCTCCCTTCTTGAAGGTTTTTAAAGGGTATTTCAAAGAGGTCAAGGGACCTGTTGTCTTTGGTCTTCCCTTTGGCCATGCCTCCCATCCCGTTTTGCTTCCGGTCGGGGTGATGGCTTCCCTGGATTCAAAAACCTCTCGCTTGGTTTTCAAAAATCCATTTTCATGACAACGGCGATTGAAGAAAAGATCCAACAGGCCATTGGTCAAGGGGTTTTTCCTGGGGCCCAGTGTCTTGTCGCCTCAGGGGAGGAGGTCCTTTTTGAATCATCCCAGGGGAGGACTTCTTCAGAACGAGGGGCCGCCGAGGTGACCCCGGCGACGTTTTTTGATGTGGCCTCGTTGACCAAACCGATTGTCACCACCAGTGCTCTTCTTCTCCTGATGCACCGAGAAAAAATAAGGCTGGATGCCCGCGTTGTTGATTTCCTCCCCGATTTTGATGAAGGAGGGAAAAATAAAATTACCCTTCGTCATCTCTTGAAACATACCTCAGGACTTGCCGCGTGGCGTCCCTATTTTGAAGAGATGAGACGGAGCCAGCCAGAAATCGTTGGGACCTCTGCCGCGCGGGGATGGGTTCTTTCCAGGATCTGTCAGGAAGAACTGGAAATCCCTACAGGGTATCGTCGTCTCTACAGCGATCTCGGATTTATGCTTTTGGGAGAACTTGTTGAAAGAATAAGTGGCATAAGGCTGGACCGCTTTTTTGCAAACGAGGTCTGCCAACCTTTGGGTTTGAGGGGCAGTTTTTTCAACCCGCTGGGGGATCAGGCTCCAGAGGCTGAAGGGGCAGTTTTTGCCGCCACTGAAGATTGTCCTTGGAGAGAGAAGGTTCTTGTAGGGGAGGTGGATGACGACAATGCCTATGCGATGGGGGGGGTCGCTGGACACGCCGGCCTCTTTCAGACGGCCCGGGATTGTCATCTTTTTGTTGGGGCCCTTTTAAAGGCTTTGCGGGGAGAAGGCTCCTTTTTCTCACCCGATCTTCTGATGGATCTCATCGGCCCAAGACACAAGATCAAAGGGGGGTGGGACACGCCATCCCCTGAAAATTCACAGGCGGGGCGGTATTTTTCACCCCAATCGATTGGCCACCTCGGATTCACCGGTTGTTCCCTCTGGATTGATTTGGGGCAGAATTTTCACATTATTCTTTTTACCAACCGGATTCACCCGTCACGAAACAATGAAAAGATCAAAGAGTGGAGGCCGCTCTTCCATGATATCGCCTACGAAACAATCATTAGGAAGAGTTAAAAAGGTTCATCTGATTGCTATCTGCGGGATGGGGATGGGGTCCCTGGCTGGTCTCCTCAAGGAAAAAGGGTTTGAGGTAACCGGTTCGGATGACAATATCTACCCGCC includes:
- a CDS encoding serine hydrolase encodes the protein MTTAIEEKIQQAIGQGVFPGAQCLVASGEEVLFESSQGRTSSERGAAEVTPATFFDVASLTKPIVTTSALLLLMHREKIRLDARVVDFLPDFDEGGKNKITLRHLLKHTSGLAAWRPYFEEMRRSQPEIVGTSAARGWVLSRICQEELEIPTGYRRLYSDLGFMLLGELVERISGIRLDRFFANEVCQPLGLRGSFFNPLGDQAPEAEGAVFAATEDCPWREKVLVGEVDDDNAYAMGGVAGHAGLFQTARDCHLFVGALLKALRGEGSFFSPDLLMDLIGPRHKIKGGWDTPSPENSQAGRYFSPQSIGHLGFTGCSLWIDLGQNFHIILFTNRIHPSRNNEKIKEWRPLFHDIAYETIIRKS